Part of the Stackebrandtia endophytica genome is shown below.
CAGCGCGATGAGACCGAACCAGATCGACCGGACCGGAACCCGATCGGCGACCGTGCTCCACAGTGCACCGGAGGCCAAGCCGGCAGCGGCGACCCCCAGCGGCACCAGGATTCGTTCATTGTGGAACGGTTCGCCGTACCACCAGGCGAACAGCCCGATACCCGTGACCATGGCACCTCCCAGGACGACGAGTCCAGCCGGAATCGGCCGACCGATCCGGCGTACCGAGATCTTCACGCCGCTTCCCCTTCCCCAACGCCGAGCCGAACTCACGGCTCGATGAGGCCCGCCCGAATCGCGTAGCGAGTCAGTTCGAGCCGGTCGCGCAGTCCCAGCTTCTGCAAGATGTTGGCGCGGTGACGTTCCACCGTCTTGACGCTTATGAACAGGATGTCGCCGATCTCCTTGGAGGTGTGCCCTTCGGCGACGAGCTTCAGGATCTCCTCCTCCCGGTGCGTTATCGCCCGGTCGGGTATGTCCTCGCCCTGTCGGGCCCGTTCCAGATAGTTGCGAATCAGCGCGGTCACCGCCCCCGGGTACAGGAACGGTTCGTCGCGCATGGCGGCGCGGCAGGCCTCCACGAGGTCCCGGTCGGCCACCGATTTGAGGACGTATCCGCTGGCGCCGGCCTGCAACGCCTCGAAGAAGTACTGCTCGTTGTCGTACATGGTCAGGATGAGGATGCGCAGCTCCGGCTGGATCCGGGACAGCTCCCTGGCGGCCTGCAACCCGGTCAGGCGAGGCATCGCGATGTCGAAGATCGCCAGATCGGGTTGATGGAGGCGTGCGTTCTCTATGGCTTCGGCGCCGTCGCTGGCTTCGGCGACGACGGTCAGATCGGGTTCGGAGTCGAGGATCAATCGGACACCGCGCCGCACCAGCGCGTGGTCGTCGGCCAACAGGATCCGGGTCGCCTCGGTCATCGGGGGGCTCTCCTGTCTCGAATCGGAAGATGGAGCCGCACTTCGGTACCGCCGGTGGGATGCCCCGCGATGCTGAGGTCGGCGCCGACCAGCAGCGCACGTTCCCGCATTCCGCGCATTCCCGCGCCTTCGGACGCGTCGCCCAACCCGACCCCATCGTCTCGCAGTCGCAGCAGGACGCCGGTGCCGACACGACGCAACGAGACCTCCAATCGGTTGGCTCGGGCATGTCTGGCGGTGTTGGTGATGCTCTCCTGTGCCACCCGGTAGAGCACCAGCTCGGCCTCGTCGTCGAGGTCGGGCAGGTCGGTGTCGAACTTTCGCTGCACGGTCAGGCGGGCGCTTCCGGCGACTTCACTGGTGAGCGCTTTGAGCGCGCTGATGAGGCCGAGCTCCTCCAGGACACCGGGGCGCAGCCGGCGCGCGATGCGGCGGATCTCGTCCAGGCTGTCACGGGTGGTCTCCTGCACCTGGCGCAGTTCCTCACGCATCGACTCCGGGGCGTGGTCCTTGACCCGTTTGAGTTCCAGGAGTACCGCGGTCAGGCTCTGACCGACCTCGTCGTGCAGTTCCTGGGCGACGCGGCGCCGTTCGGCCTCCTGCGCCGACAGGGCCCGGGCCGTGGAGAGGGCACGTTCGGCCTCCAACCGGTCAAGCATGGTGTTGAAGGTCTGGATCAGGTCGGCGATCCCGGCGTGCCCGGTGACGGCGGGACGCGGACCGGGGCGCAGCAGGTCGGTGGTGGTCATCGCCTTGACGAGACGGCGAAGCGGCGCCAGGCCGACCCGCAGCAGGACCGCGTTGGCGGTCAGCATGATGACCAGTCCCGCACCCAGGATCAACGCCTCGGGCAGCATGAACGACACCGGTACCGTTATGGGCGCGAATATGAGGAACGCCGTCGCCGCGGTGAACACGGCGGCGTTCAGAAGAAAAATTCGCCAGAACAGGGACACCGGGCTGCGACCTCTCGTCGGTTCACTGGGGGGCGGGCCGCTGCGCACAACCACTACCGCATTATCGATCTTCCCCACTATCGCCCGCCCGTCGACCATCCTGCCACCGCCGTTGTGGCCAACCACTGTTCGTTACCACCTTGAATGACCAGCTTGACGGGTTCACGGCGCGTGGTCCATCCGTCATGACCCCCATAGCCAGTGGCGAAGGTTACAGCGCGATACAGGCAGCACACCCACAGAAATGGGTGCTGGCACCGATGTGCAATTCACCGATTTACAGCAATGCTGTTAACGGCGTTAGACGATGGTGCGGATGTACGAATGCGTCCGCGGCATCAGCTGCGTCCTGGGATCGGTCGGCCGTATAGGCAGTCGACGGGTCTCACGATAACTGCACCGGGAGACGATCCGATTCGGCGATCGCCGCCAACGGGTGTGCCGCCGACTCCAGGCCAGGATGAACGGATCGACGACATGACGACGCTAGGACACCGCTTCCTGCCGTCATGCTGCCCAATCTGGGGTAGGGCACCTCCCGTGTGCCCCGGATTCCGTCCCACACCCCACCCGCGCCGAACCCATGCCCTGACGCGGGCGACTCACTGCCAGGAGAATCCGAAATGTTCCGTCAACGTCCGGTGACGTTGTACTCGTCACCAATGCCCTTGAAGCGGTATCGCGCTGCCGCCGTCAACTCCGGCCCACCAGGTGGCTCGACATGACCGAAATGCTTGCGCCCATTCTCGCTATAGCGATCTTCGCGGTGGCCTTCTTCTTCATCGCGACCGAGAAATTCAACCGCGTGGCCGTGGTGTTGGTGGCCGGCGGTTTGATGGCCGCCATCGGTCTCACCAACGCCGAGAACATCTTCTATTCACATCACGCGGGAATCGACTGGGGAGTCATCTTCCTGCTGCTGGGCATGATGGTCATAGTCGGAATCATCAAGCAGACCGGCATCTTCGAGGCGCTGGGTATCTGGGCGGCTCAGAAGTCAAAGGGTAAGCCGTACCGCCTGTTGGTCCTTCTGATGGTGATCACGGCGGTCGCGTCCCCGTTCCTCGACAACGTCACCACGATCATGCTGGTGGCACCGGTAACGCTGTCGGTGTGTCGTCGCCTGGATATTCCCGCCGCCCCGTATCTGATCGCCGAGGTGTTGGCCTCGAATATCGGTGGTGCGGCGACGTTGATCGGTGACCCACCCAACATCATCATCGCGTCACGGGCCAACCTGACCTTTATGGACTTCATTTATCACATGACGCCGATCGTCATCGTGATGTTCGTCCTGTTCGTGCTGATGGCGCGGTTCATGTTCCGCAAGTCGTTCGTGTACCACCCGGAGCGGGTCAACCTCGTCATGGAGATGGACGCCTCCGCCCCCATCCGCGACAAGAAGCTGCTCTACCGCTGCCTGGGAGTCCTGCTCCTGGTCATGATCGCGTTCTCGGTGCACCACGTCTTCCACATGGACCCCGCCATCGTGGCACTGTTGGGTGCCGGCGTCATGGTGATGGTCGCCGGGGTTCGCACCTCGGAGTACCTGGCCGAGGTCGAGTGGGCGACTCTGGTCTTCTTCATGGGTCTTTTCGTCATGGTCGGCAGCCTGGTACACACCGGCGTCATCGAGCACATCGGCTCCTGGGCGATCAACGCCGTGGGCGACAACTACTTCGCCGCCGCCACCAGTCTGGTGTTCGGTTCGGCGATCCTGGGTGCGTTCTTCGACAACATCCCCTACGCCGCAACCATGGCACCGATCGTTGAGGGTCTGGCCGCGGGCGCTCCCGACCCGGCGACCGGTCAGTCGCTGTGGTGGGCGTTCGCGCTGGGTGCCGACCTGGGTGGCAACGGAACCGCGCTGGCCGCCAGCGCCAACGTCGTCATGTTGGGCATCGCCGCTCGCGCCAACGAACCCATCTCGTTCTGGAAGTTCACCAAGTACGGCATCGTGACCACGATCGTCACCACGATCGTTGCCTGGATCTACGTCTGGTTGCGCTATTTCGTCTGGGTATGACGCACAGGCCGCCTTTCATCACGTGAGGAGACCACCATGAGGATCGAACGTACCCCGTTGCCGGGCATCGGCATCCGCTACAACTTCACGACGGAGTCGGGGCAGGAGATCGGCGTGATCTGCCATGTCTCCGGCAACCGGGAGATCGTGGTGTACGAGACCGACGACACCGACAAGGTCCGGTGCACGACCCCGCTGGGGATCGAGGAGGCCCATCACCTCTCCGATCTG
Proteins encoded:
- a CDS encoding response regulator; the encoded protein is MTEATRILLADDHALVRRGVRLILDSEPDLTVVAEASDGAEAIENARLHQPDLAIFDIAMPRLTGLQAARELSRIQPELRILILTMYDNEQYFFEALQAGASGYVLKSVADRDLVEACRAAMRDEPFLYPGAVTALIRNYLERARQGEDIPDRAITHREEEILKLVAEGHTSKEIGDILFISVKTVERHRANILQKLGLRDRLELTRYAIRAGLIEP
- a CDS encoding HAMP domain-containing sensor histidine kinase — translated: MSLFWRIFLLNAAVFTAATAFLIFAPITVPVSFMLPEALILGAGLVIMLTANAVLLRVGLAPLRRLVKAMTTTDLLRPGPRPAVTGHAGIADLIQTFNTMLDRLEAERALSTARALSAQEAERRRVAQELHDEVGQSLTAVLLELKRVKDHAPESMREELRQVQETTRDSLDEIRRIARRLRPGVLEELGLISALKALTSEVAGSARLTVQRKFDTDLPDLDDEAELVLYRVAQESITNTARHARANRLEVSLRRVGTGVLLRLRDDGVGLGDASEGAGMRGMRERALLVGADLSIAGHPTGGTEVRLHLPIRDRRAPR
- a CDS encoding SLC13 family permease — its product is MLAPILAIAIFAVAFFFIATEKFNRVAVVLVAGGLMAAIGLTNAENIFYSHHAGIDWGVIFLLLGMMVIVGIIKQTGIFEALGIWAAQKSKGKPYRLLVLLMVITAVASPFLDNVTTIMLVAPVTLSVCRRLDIPAAPYLIAEVLASNIGGAATLIGDPPNIIIASRANLTFMDFIYHMTPIVIVMFVLFVLMARFMFRKSFVYHPERVNLVMEMDASAPIRDKKLLYRCLGVLLLVMIAFSVHHVFHMDPAIVALLGAGVMVMVAGVRTSEYLAEVEWATLVFFMGLFVMVGSLVHTGVIEHIGSWAINAVGDNYFAAATSLVFGSAILGAFFDNIPYAATMAPIVEGLAAGAPDPATGQSLWWAFALGADLGGNGTALAASANVVMLGIAARANEPISFWKFTKYGIVTTIVTTIVAWIYVWLRYFVWV